In Vitis riparia cultivar Riparia Gloire de Montpellier isolate 1030 chromosome 19, EGFV_Vit.rip_1.0, whole genome shotgun sequence, the following proteins share a genomic window:
- the LOC117908629 gene encoding uncharacterized protein LOC117908629, protein MKFIFEFVSCCGMPPRPAVPEEVPLPEESRTVELRKRYRKERVGSSRSSSSSVEWHPSLCSISEDNLVLEKEERPAESERTPKRKAASSTKIHVRSYSEDYRRSQISMTLPAFSPAPFMF, encoded by the exons ATGAAGTTCATCTTCGAGTTCGTGTCGTGCTGCGGGATGCCACCTCGTCCCGCAGTGCCGGAGGAGGTGCCGCTCCCCGAGGAATCGCGGACGGTGGAGCTCCGGAAGCGCTACCGGAAGGAGAGAGTAGGGTCATCGCGGTCGTCGTCGTCGTCGGTGGAGTGGCATCCGTCTCTGTGCTCGATCTCCGAGGACAACCTCGTCCTGGAGAAGGAAGAACGGCCGGCGGAGTCGGAGAGGACGCCGAAGAGGAAGGCTGCATCCAGTACCAAGATTCATGTTCGGAGCTACAGCGAAGATTACCG gCGAAGTCAAATTTCGATGACGCTGCCGGCGTTCTCTCCGGCGCCGTTCATGTTCTGA
- the LOC117909596 gene encoding organic cation/carnitine transporter 4, producing the protein MPQTTSFHEDQDLASPLLRAVKTRGREPQKLCIDDMLQRHCGEFGVWQLRHFVLTSLAWALEAFHTMVMIFADQEPAWTCVSSRGCSVSSTSVCGLDPGSWEWSGGPGSSTAAEWGLVCENKYKVGLVQALFFGGCMIGAGVFGHLSDSFLGRKGSLTVVCILNAVFGCLTALSPGFWAYALLRLLTGFSTGGVGLCAFVLATEPVGPTKRGVAGMSTFYFFSTGIALLSGIAYIFPSWRSLYIASSLPSVLFVILVIPFLSESPRWYLVRGKINEAMEVMRVIAKSNGKHLPDGVVLGLDEETNENSTDTESYKEELSTKQAISGSLIDVIRSPITRFRLFLAVVINFLCSVVYYGLSLNVVNLETNLYLSVLLNAVAEMPAYTLTAVLLDRFGRKPLAIGTLWFSGFFCLLGTLVKSNGMWKVVRMVCGVLGIFGMAGTYNLLFIYTTELFPTVVRNAALGCATQAAQMGAILAPFVVVLGKVLPFAVFGACGISGGILAFYLPETLNQPLYDTMTGMEDAEKALKE; encoded by the exons ATGCCCCAAACGACCTCGTTCCATGAGGACCAGGACCTCGCGTCGCCGTTGCTCCGGGCGGTGAAGACCCGCGGCAGAGAGCCCCAGAAGCTGTGCATCGACGACATGCTCCAGCGGCACTGCGGCGAGTTTGGGGTGTGGCAACTGAGACACTTCGTTCTCACCAGCCTCGCTTGGGCTCTCGAGGCCTTCCACACCATGGTCATGATCTTTGCCGATCAGGAACCGGCGTGGACGTGCGTGAGCAGCCGCGGATGCTCCGTCTCGTCAACCAGCGTTTGTGGGTTGGACCCAGGTTCGTGGGAATGGAGCGGCGGTCCGGGGAGCTCGACAGCGGCGGAGTGGGGACTGGTTTGTGAGAACAAATACAAGGTCGGGCTGGTTCAGGCCTTGTTCTTCGGCGGCTGCATGATTG GTGCAGGAGTTTTTGGTCATCTCTCAGACTCCTTCCTAGGAAGGAAAGGATCTCTAACTGTAGTCTGCATCTTGAATGCCGTCTTCGGCTGCTTGACCGCCTTATCTCCCGGCTTCTGGGCCTACGCCCTCCTCCGTCTTCTCACCGGCTTCAGCACTGGCGGTGTTGGCCTTTGTGCCTTCGTCCTCGCCACCGAGCCCGTCGGCCCTACCAAGCGTGGCGTAGCTGGAATGTCCACGTTCTACTTCTTCTCAACCGGCATTGCACTGCTTTCTGGCATAGCTTATATTTTCCCGTCATGGCGCTCTCTCTACATCGCCTCCTCCCTTCCCTCCGTTCTCTTCGTTATACTTGTCATTCCTTTTCTCTCCGAGTCCCCCAGATGGTACCTCGTACGTGGGAAAATCAATGAGGCCATGGAAGTCATGCGCGTCATTGCCAAGTCCAATGGAAAGCACTTGCCTGATGGGGTTGTCCTTGGCCTGGACGAAGAAACCAACGAGAATTCAACTGATACTGAGAGCTATAAGGAGGAATTGTCCACCAAACAAGCAATATCAGGATCTCTCATAGATGTAATTAGGTCACCTATCACAAGGTTTCGATTATTTCTAGCAGTGGTCATTAACTTCTTGTGCTCAGTAGTGTACTATGGCCTTAGTCTAAACGTCGTCAACCTTGAAACCAACCTCTATCTCAGTGTGCTGCTCAATGCCGTGGCTGAAATGCCAGCTTACACCTTGACAGCAGTTTTGTTAGACAGGTTCGGGAGGAAGCCATTGGCGATTGGGACACTGTGGTTCAGTGGATTTTTCTGCCTTTTGGGGACACTGGTGAAAAGCAATGGGATGTGGAAGGTTGTCCGAATGGTATGTGGAGTTTTGGGAATATTTGGGATGGCCGGAACTTATAACTTGTTGTTCATTTACACGACGGAGCTGTTTCCGACTGTGGTTAGGAATGCGGCACTCGGGTGTGCCACCCAGGCGGCGCAGATGGGGGCGATACTGGCACCCTTTGTGGTGGTTTTGGGCAAGGTATTGCCATTTGCAGTGTTTGGAGCTTGTGGGATTTCCGGCGGCATACTCGCTTTCTACTTGCCGGAGACTTTGAACCAGCCATTGTACGACACCATGACCGGAATGGAGGATGCTGAGAAGGCATTGAAGGAGTAA
- the LOC117908721 gene encoding (-)-germacrene D synthase-like isoform X2, which translates to MSLPLSVTAPSPTQRLNHEVARRSANFRPCFWGDRFLTYTSDDPVTHARKVQQIEELKDELRNELKATARKSSQLLNFIDSIQRLGLAYQFEREIKEALEDMYQTYNLDDDDNDDLTNASLRFRLLRQEGYHIPPDVFNKFKDGEGNFKESLSGDLPGLLALYEATHLMVHGEDILEEALAFCTTHLQSMATDSTHPLAAQVTRALKRPIRKCLTRVEARHYISVYQEDGPHNKTLLKLSKLDFNLLQSLHRKELSEVTRWWKGLNFAKKMPFARDRLVEGYLWILGVYLEPQYSLARRILIKVLAMTSTIDDIYDAYGTFEELKLFTEAIERWDASSVDQLPDYMKPCYQALLDVYEEMEQEMAKEGNLYRVQYAKAAMKRQIHSYFVEAKWLNQEYTPTLDEYMSNALVSSGYSMLITTSFVGMGDIATKEAFDWVFSDPKMVRASSVICRLMDDIVSHEFEQKRGHVASAVECYMKQHGVCKQEAYAELNKQVVNGWKDMNEECLKPTQVPMPLLTRVLNFSRVIDICHKDEDQYTHVGKLMKDLIASILIDPVPI; encoded by the exons ATGTCTCTTCCACTCTCAGTTACAGCTCCTAGTCCAACCCAAAGGCTTAATCATGAGGTGGCTCGCCGCAGTGCAAATTTTCGTCCTTGCTTTTGGGGTGATCGTTTCCTCACCTATACTTCTGATGATCCG GTAACCCATGCTCGTAAAGTGCAACAAATTGAAGAACTGAAAGATGAACTGAGAAACGAGCTAAAAGCTACTGCCAGGAAGTCTTCACAACTGCTGAACTTCATAGATTCCATCCAACGCTTGGGATTGGCATACCAGTTTGAAAGGGAGATCAAAGAAGCATTAGAGGACATGTATCAAACCTATAATctggatgatgatgataatgatgacCTGACCAATGCTTCTCTTCGTTTCCGACTTCTGAGACAAGAAGGTTACCATATTCCACCTG ATGTATTCAATAAGTTCAAAGACGGCGAAGGCAACTTCAAGGAATCATTGAGTGGTGACTTACCAGGCTTGCTAGCTTTATACGAAGCTACACATTTAATGGTGCATGGAGAAGACATACTAGAGGAAGCTCTGGCTTTCTGCACTACTCACCTTCAGTCCATGGCAACCGATTCAACTCATCCCCTTGCAGCACAAGTGACTCGTGCACTAAAGAGGCCTATTCGCAAGTGCTTAACAAGGGTGGAGGCAAGACATTACATTTCCGTCTACCAAGAAGATGGTCCGCATAATAAAACATTACTCAAGCTCTCAAAGTTAGATTTCAATCTATTGCAGTCACTCCACAGGAAAGAGCTAAGTGAGGTCACTAG GTGGTGGAAAGGTTTGAATTTTGCCAAAAAGATGCCTTTTGCACGGGACAGATTAGTGGAGGGCTACTTGTGGATATTGGGAGTGTACTTAGAACCCCAATATTCCCTTGCTAGAAGGATCTTAATCAAAGTATTAGCCATGACATCCACCATAGATGatatatatgatgcatatggTACATTCGAAGAACTCAAACTCTTTACAGAAGCAATTGAAAG ATGGGATGCCAGCAGCGTAGATCAACTCCCAGATTATATGAAGCCTTGTTATCAGGCTCTCTTGGATGTTTATGAAGAAATGGAGCAAGAGATGGCCAAGGAAGGAAACTTGTACCGTGTTCAATATGCAAAAGCAGCG ATGAAAAGGCAAATCCACTCCTACTTTGTTGAAGCCAAATGGTTGAACCAAGAATATACACCAACATTGGATGAGTATATGAGTAACGCACTAGTAAGCAGTGGTTACTCTATGCTCATAACCACATCTTTTGTTGGCATGGGAGATATAGCAACAAAGGAGGCCTTCGATTGGGTTTTCAGCGACCCTAAGATGGTTAGAGCTTCATCTGTCATTTGCAGGCTCATGGATGACATAGTTTCCCATGAG TTTGAGCAAAAAAGAGGGCATGTTGCATCAGCAGTTGAATGCTACATGAAGCAACATGGGGTTTGTAAGCAAGAAGCATATGCTGAGTTGAATAAGCAAGTAGTGAACGGATGGAAGGATATGAATGAGGAGTGCCTCAAACCTACACAAGTGCCCATGCCTCTTCTTACACGTGTTCTTAATTTCAGCCGTGTGATTGATATTTGTCATAAGGACGAAGATCAGTACACACATGTTGGAAAATTGATGAAAGATCTCATTGCTTCGATTCTCATTGACCCTGTGCCAATATGA
- the LOC117908721 gene encoding (-)-germacrene D synthase-like isoform X1 encodes MSLPLSVTAPSPTQRLNHEVARRSANFRPCFWGDRFLTYTSDDPVTHARKVQQIEELKDELRNELKATARKSSQLLNFIDSIQRLGLAYQFEREIKEALEDMYQTYNLDDDDNDDLTNASLRFRLLRQEGYHIPPDVFNKFKDGEGNFKESLSGDLPGLLALYEATHLMVHGEDILEEALAFCTTHLQSMATDSTHPLAAQVTRALKRPIRKCLTRVEARHYISVYQEDGPHNKTLLKLSKLDFNLLQSLHRKELSEVTRWWKGLNFAKKMPFARDRLVEGYLWILGVYLEPQYSLARRILIKVLAMTSTIDDIYDAYGTFEELKLFTEAIERWDASSVDQLPDYMKPCYQALLDVYEEMEQEMAKEGNLYRVQYAKAAMKRQIHSYFVEAKWLNQEYTPTLDEYMSNALVSSGYSMLITTSFVGMGDIATKEAFDWVFSDPKMVRASSVICRLMDDIVSHEFEQKRGHVASAVECYMKQHGVCKQEAYAELNKQVVNGWKDMNEECLKPTQVPMPLLTRVLNFSRVIDICHKDEDQYTHVGKLMKDLIASILIDPVPI; translated from the exons ATGTCTCTTCCACTCTCAGTTACAGCTCCTAGTCCAACCCAAAGGCTTAATCATGAGGTGGCTCGCCGCAGTGCAAATTTTCGTCCTTGCTTTTGGGGTGATCGTTTCCTCACCTATACTTCTGATGATCCG GTAACCCATGCTCGTAAAGTGCAACAAATTGAAGAACTGAAAGATGAACTGAGAAACGAGCTAAAAGCTACTGCCAGGAAGTCTTCACAACTGCTGAACTTCATAGATTCCATCCAACGCTTGGGATTGGCATACCAGTTTGAAAGGGAGATCAAAGAAGCATTAGAGGACATGTATCAAACCTATAATctggatgatgatgataatgatgacCTGACCAATGCTTCTCTTCGTTTCCGACTTCTGAGACAAGAAGGTTACCATATTCCACCTG ATGTATTCAATAAGTTCAAAGACGGCGAAGGCAACTTCAAGGAATCATTGAGTGGTGACTTACCAGGCTTGCTAGCTTTATACGAAGCTACACATTTAATGGTGCATGGAGAAGACATACTAGAGGAAGCTCTGGCTTTCTGCACTACTCACCTTCAGTCCATGGCAACCGATTCAACTCATCCCCTTGCAGCACAAGTGACTCGTGCACTAAAGAGGCCTATTCGCAAGTGCTTAACAAGGGTGGAGGCAAGACATTACATTTCCGTCTACCAAGAAGATGGTCCGCATAATAAAACATTACTCAAGCTCTCAAAGTTAGATTTCAATCTATTGCAGTCACTCCACAGGAAAGAGCTAAGTGAGGTCACTAG GTGGTGGAAAGGTTTGAATTTTGCCAAAAAGATGCCTTTTGCACGGGACAGATTAGTGGAGGGCTACTTGTGGATATTGGGAGTGTACTTAGAACCCCAATATTCCCTTGCTAGAAGGATCTTAATCAAAGTATTAGCCATGACATCCACCATAGATGatatatatgatgcatatggTACATTCGAAGAACTCAAACTCTTTACAGAAGCAATTGAAAG ATGGGATGCCAGCAGCGTAGATCAACTCCCAGATTATATGAAGCCTTGTTATCAGGCTCTCTTGGATGTTTATGAAGAAATGGAGCAAGAGATGGCCAAGGAAGGAAACTTGTACCGTGTTCAATATGCAAAAG CAGCGATGAAAAGGCAAATCCACTCCTACTTTGTTGAAGCCAAATGGTTGAACCAAGAATATACACCAACATTGGATGAGTATATGAGTAACGCACTAGTAAGCAGTGGTTACTCTATGCTCATAACCACATCTTTTGTTGGCATGGGAGATATAGCAACAAAGGAGGCCTTCGATTGGGTTTTCAGCGACCCTAAGATGGTTAGAGCTTCATCTGTCATTTGCAGGCTCATGGATGACATAGTTTCCCATGAG TTTGAGCAAAAAAGAGGGCATGTTGCATCAGCAGTTGAATGCTACATGAAGCAACATGGGGTTTGTAAGCAAGAAGCATATGCTGAGTTGAATAAGCAAGTAGTGAACGGATGGAAGGATATGAATGAGGAGTGCCTCAAACCTACACAAGTGCCCATGCCTCTTCTTACACGTGTTCTTAATTTCAGCCGTGTGATTGATATTTGTCATAAGGACGAAGATCAGTACACACATGTTGGAAAATTGATGAAAGATCTCATTGCTTCGATTCTCATTGACCCTGTGCCAATATGA